Genomic DNA from Desulfovibrio sp. JC022:
TCTCGTAAATATCAAGAGCCTTAGTTAGTGCCTCTGTGCTTTTTTCATTGGTAGCAGGAGCAAGGTGCCCCACAGCGGTTTCACCGCCATCCAAAAATGCTTTGGAGTAAGTGCGGTAGACATTGAAATTACTTTCGTTCTGCTTCCAGATATCATTGACTTCGGTAGTGTGCTCCATGGCCCGCACCTTGGTACTAAGCCACATCAAACGGTTGACAACATTTTCCATATTTGAAGCCGCATTAACATAGGGAAAGGTCTTAACGACTTCCTGACCGCCCTGCTCAAGACTTACCAGAGAGGTGAAAGAGTTGACTCCGACCCCGCAGAGGATAAGAACCATAATTCCGAACCCCATCACCAGCTTCCCTGCAATGGATATATTGAGTTTACGCATCTCCTTCCCCTTGAAAACTGATCTTATTTTAGTACAGCCAACCGAACCTGCAACCATCACGGCAAGATATTAGTTATGGCTACCTTAATTTGTAAGTGCGTTCTGCTTAATACGTCAACCCATGCGAGGGAAATTACTGACAAGTTCCTCCTCTTTTTATTGGCAAATTATATATACCTGAACATTCCCCCAAATAACAAAAGCCTAATCCATATAGTTAGTCATGACAGTGACAAACTTGTCCATTGCCTGCACCGGGTCTTCACCGTTCTCAAGGGCTTCAGCGTAGCACTTAAGCATGTAACGTTTCATAATCAATTTACTGGAAGATTTAAGGGCCGAGCGTGCAGCCTTAACCTGAGTAAGAATGTCGCCGCACTCCTTGCCGCTTTCGATCATTCCCTGAATTCCACGAATTTGACCTTCAATACGCTTCATGCGCTTCAGCACATCATTTTTAATTTTTTCCTGCTCTGCTGCTGTTTCGGGCATGACCATGTTCCTTCATCTTGTATGTGTGTGAGAGATTAAGTAGAGTCGCACGATGACTGATAAAAACACCCCCTCCCCAGCGTCCGAAGAGGAAAACCTTGATCAGGTCTGCCTACTCAATTCTATTGAACTATGCGCAATAATTTTCCGGGGAATAAACCCCGAAGAATGCGCCGCACTTCTGGACGAGGGTTTGCCCGCACTGGCTACACTTTCAACGGAATCCCTGCAATCCCTTTCAGAGCCGCTGAAAAATATTGCAGCTTCCTGCCCGGAAATTACCGACGAATTCTGCGAAAACCTTGAATCCGAACATGTCCGGCTCTTCATCAACAGCCGCAGCGGCATAACCGCCCCGCTTTATGAATCCTGCTACGAACCCGGCTCCGGCAAAGTTATGGGTAAACCCCATCTTGCCATGCGCAAACGCCTTGAAACCGCAGGTCTCGCACCTACCGGAGAACAGGCTTCCGAACCCATGGACCACCTGTGCATTGAACTGGAATACCTCTACGTGCTGCTTGCCAACGGCTGGGGCGGCAACGATGAAAATTCCCTCACCGGGGCCCGTGAATTTGCCACTGAAAAACTTATCTGGGTCCGCAAATTCAATGAAAAACTTTCTAACAGCGATGCAATGCAATTTTATGTTGCAGCATCAGATCTGCTGGTTGCCATACTGGAAGAAATCACTTCCTCCTGACACACTTTCGTCCCGGTTTTCCGCTCAAGGCGTCGTTGATCCTTTTAACCAGCGGTGCCGGGCCGGAAACCAGATCGTTGCATGAAAACATTTCTGCAAAGCCCTGATCTCTCTTTTGAAGCATGAACACTATCGGGAGATCCAGCCCCTCTCTCATCGCGGTGCTTTGCTCCAACGGATCAGCCAGAATAGGGAAACCGGACTTATTTATTTTGTCAAAACGCATGGCCTCACGGCGATTCATGCCCAAGCCCACAGTGATGAAAAACATGTCCGGGGTACAGCATTCCAATTCCTTGCGGGCATCATCAACACTGCGTACCGCCTGTGCATTTTCAGCATGACCTTCTTCCACCAGTAGGAGCAGAAAATATTTTGCCTCAAGGGAACCAAGGTTCAACTTACTTTGCCCTTCCTGCAACCCCAGATATTTACGTTGTTCAGTATTGCCGCTGAAAGAGAAGTTCATGTCCGGGTATGTTCTCAAATCGACAGCCTGTTTTGGCGGAGGAT
This window encodes:
- a CDS encoding metal-sensitive transcriptional regulator, producing MPETAAEQEKIKNDVLKRMKRIEGQIRGIQGMIESGKECGDILTQVKAARSALKSSSKLIMKRYMLKCYAEALENGEDPVQAMDKFVTVMTNYMD
- a CDS encoding molecular chaperone — encoded protein: MTDKNTPSPASEEENLDQVCLLNSIELCAIIFRGINPEECAALLDEGLPALATLSTESLQSLSEPLKNIAASCPEITDEFCENLESEHVRLFINSRSGITAPLYESCYEPGSGKVMGKPHLAMRKRLETAGLAPTGEQASEPMDHLCIELEYLYVLLANGWGGNDENSLTGAREFATEKLIWVRKFNEKLSNSDAMQFYVAASDLLVAILEEITSS
- a CDS encoding rhodanese-like domain-containing protein, translated to MAGTRALLTTVIVTFFMCLIFFCGSAQAVSDLPSWWADARNEADRYGYGLLDEKGLTDKLKNDSETLLLDVRAGYEYKDGHIPQALNMEFDLSEEQYISEEKEAAFRDLLGPDLSRPVIIYCRSFRULRSAIAARRAARLGYKEVYRYPHGWFGWVESHPPPKQAVDLRTYPDMNFSFSGNTEQRKYLGLQEGQSKLNLGSLEAKYFLLLLVEEGHAENAQAVRSVDDARKELECCTPDMFFITVGLGMNRREAMRFDKINKSGFPILADPLEQSTAMREGLDLPIVFMLQKRDQGFAEMFSCNDLVSGPAPLVKRINDALSGKPGRKCVRRK